TAGGCGTGCTCGATGTACAGCAGCGTGAAGTACGTCGCGAAGCCCTAACTGAGCCACACATCATCCCAGTCCGCCTCGGTGACGGCGTTGCCGAACCACTGATGGGCGATCTCGTGAATCACCACATTGCGCCAGCGCACACTGCCAGTGCCGGTCACCGAACCCTCGCTGTAGAGGATGGCGGATGCCGCCTCCATGCCGCCGCTCACGCTGTTGGACTGAATGTTGGCCAACCGCTCGTAGGCAAAGGGCCCCACGTAATCGCTGTAGTACGCCAGCACGTCTTTCGTCGGTGTCGCAAAGTCGGCAAACCCGGCGTCGCGATCCTGCGCATATACCCACGTCTCGATCGCCTTGCCATCGAACTTCCCCACGTGTTGCACGGCAAAGCGCGCCGCGCCCAGCACGTACAACCACGGCGCGATCGGCACCGAGTTCTTCCAGTGCGTGCGGCGACGTCCGCCGGGTACGTCGCTGATCTCCACCTGCAGGCCGTTGGACACGACCTGATAGTGACTGGGCGCCGTCACGATGAACTCACTGGTGGCCTTGTCGTACGGATGGTCGATTATCGGCAACCAATGGCGGCCCTTGTCGGGCCAGTTGTCGCTGAAGAACGTACGATCGCCGTACTTGTTCTTACCGATCTTGAGTCCCGTCGCGGGTGTCCCCTGATAGCGTACGACCAACCGCGCGCGCTGATTCACAACCGGCGCCGACGCCAGCGGCACCATCAACACATCGTCGGCGTGTGTGTACGGTATCGCGGCGCCGTTCATCGTCACACCTGACACGCGCATCCCCTTGCCGCCCTGCGCCGCACTGGCGCTGATGAGATCGAGTCGTACGGCACGCACACCCGGCCCCACGAAGCGGACATCGAGCGCCATCTCCCCGACGATCAGGTCCGTCGTATCCGACAGCTCGATCGTGAACGCGTAATTGAGCGCATCGACATTGGGATTCTTGGGGTACGTGTCCGTTCTCGTCGGTGGCGACAGGAACGCGCCCACGACGGTTAGCGCGGCGGCGACGTGATATCTCATTTGCATCTCATTTGCGGAATTGGATCACGCCGGCCTCGCCGATCGTGCGTTGCACATCCGTGATACGCGACGGCACGAATCCGCTCAGATTCTCCACGCCGTCGGCCGTCACCAGGGCCACGTCTTCGATGCGGATGTAGAGCTGCTCCTCGGGAATCCAGATCATCGGATCGATCGTGAATACCATCCCCGCTCTCAGTGGCACGCCGCGCACACGCCCGACGTCATGCACCGCCATGCCGACCGGATGCTGGAAGTGACCGCGGAACACCACCCCTTGCTCAACTGCTTTGCGATGCGCCGGCGACGCAAACGTTTTCCCCACCAGATACTGCGTCATGTCGGCGGCCGCACGGTCGAGCACTGCATCGGCGGTGACGCCCGGCTTGATGTACCGGAACAGCGCGTCACGATACGCCACGATGTACTCGTACAGCGCCGCTTGTGGTGCGGTGTACTTCCCGTTTACCGGCCGGATGCGCGTCACGTCGCTCGTGTAGTAGCGGTAGTCGGGTGCGTAGTCCATCAGCACCAAGTCGCCGTCGCGCAGCGCGTCGGACTTACGGAAATAATGACCCAGAAAGGCGTTAATGCCGCCGCCGATGATCGAGGCGTAGCCGTCGCCGCGTGCACCACCCGCATGGAACACATACTTGGCAGCGGCATCGAGCTGGTACTCGTACACGCCAGGGCTCGTGGAACGCATCGCTTCCATGATGCCGAGTCCTGCCAGTTGTGTGGCCTGGCGAATGAGCGCGATCTCGGCGGCGCTCTTGATCACACGCAGACTATCGATCGTTGGTGACAGATCGCGCACGGCGAACTGCGGGAAGCGCTCGTGAACGAGTCGCACGAAATGCGCCTCGCGCGACGGTCGCCCGTCCCACGGATCACTGGCGGCGCGCGCCTGACCGGCCAGCAATTCATCACGACTGTCGTTGCCGGTCTCCATGGGGCTGAGCGGCGTGTACAGCGCCAGCGCCGGTGGGCGTATCAGGTCGGCGCTCACGAGGTCGAGCGAAAGACTCTCCAGGCCCTTCACCTGATTGACACCGGTGAGTCTGGCAACGAGAGCCGAATCCTCCGCCGAGAGAACCTTCCCCTCCGAGCGTTCCCTTCCTTCGTCGCGATGCGGGAGATACAGCGTGGCGGTGCGCGTGCGCCCGTTGAGCAACAGGTACGCATGCGCCGATTCGAGGCCACACAGATAGTAGAAATCGTTCGACTGACGGAACACGCTGAAGCCGGGCACCCCGCTCGCCCCTTGTACGACGGCGATCCCCTGCGCGCCGATCGCGTCGTAGATCCGGGCGCGTCGGGCGGCGAACTCCTCGACGGTGAAGTCAGTCTGGTAGGCGTATTTCTCCTGGGCGCGGCTCTGCGATGGAACAGCGACCAGGAGGCACGCGATCAGATACCACGGACGCGTAGAACGCATATGGCGGCGGGTAGGGGTTTGCGACTGGACGACTACTTCACCGGCAGCACTTCCTCGCCTTTCGAGGCTTCAGCCCCAGCCGTCGGCGCCACACTCGGCGTCGTTTCCGGCGTCATCGCGCCGAGAAACGCCGGCAGCTCCACGCCGGCCACGGTGCGCAGCACGTCCATCATCGGCGGCATACTCTTCGCCATGTTCTGGATGAAGCCCGCCGTGCCGCTCGGTCCGCCGTTCGCGTTGCCGTTGCCACCCTCCCACACCACGACCTTGTCGAACTTGATGTTCGAGATGGCCTTCGCCGCCGACTCGGCGAGCAGTGGGATCTGGTCGACCATGAGCAACTGAAACGCCTCGCGCGCGCCACCAGCCTTCTCCACGAGCTGTCCCAGTGCCTCGGCGCGCTTGGAGAGCACCTCGTACTCACCTCGGGCCTGTGCATCGAGCTTTGCGAAGATCGCGGCGGCTTCGGCGGTGGCGTGAATGCGCTGCCGCTCGGCGTCGGCTTCCGCCTCGACGATGGTGCGCGCCTTTTCGGCCTTCGCAGGTGCTTCGACCTTGGCGCGCTGCTCGGCTTCCACGCGCTCCGCGTCCGCGAGCGCCGCACGCGTCTGCGCGCGGTTGCCAGCTTCGACCACCGCCGCCTCTGCTTCGCGCTTCTTCGTCTCCACCATCTGATAGGCTTCCGCCTGTCGTACCGAGAGCTGCGCCTGCGTAGCGACGATCAGTGCCTGCGACTCCGCTTCGCCCGCGATCGCGCGGGCGTCGGCATCGGCCACCGCGACACGCTTCTTCTGCTCGGCCTCCTTCACCATCGCATCGCGCTCGAAGATCGCGGTCTGCTCACCGATCTTCTGTTCCTTGTCGAACTGTGCGATACGCACCGCCTGAAGACGTTGCGCGTCCTTCACCTGTGTGTCACGCTCGAAGACGGCCATCTGCTCGCCCACCTGGCGTTCCTTGTCGAGCTCCGCGAGCCGCACCGCGCGTTCACGATCGGCAAGCGCGAGGCCGATCTCCCGGTCCTTCGACGCATTCGCCACGAGGACCAGCTTCTCGCGCTCGGCTTCGGCCACGCGCACTTCGCCCATGCGCTCCTGATCGGCCACGTCGCCGCGCGCTTGCTGGACCGCCGTCGCGGCGGCCTTGCGGCCGATAGCCTCGATGTAGCCGCTCTCGTCGCGCAAGTCGTGAATGTTCACGTTGATGAGCACGAGACCGATCTTGCGCAGCTCCGGCTCGAGCGAGAGCTGGATCTTGTGCAGAAATCCATCACGATCGCGGTTGATCTGGTCGATCGTCATCGACGCGATCACCTGACGCAGCTGTCCGAAGATGATATCCTGCGCGTCCTTCATGATCGCGTCTTGCAGACGACCGAGCAGTCGCATCGCGGCGTTCTGCCGCACTTCAGACTCCGAGCCGATGGCGACCGTGAACACGCTGGGTACCGCGACGCGAATGTTCTCGAAGGAGAGCGCGTCCTTGAGCGGGATGTTGATCTGCATCGGCTCGAGCGACAGATACGCGAACTCTTGAATGACCGGCCACACGAACGCACCACCACCGGAGATGCATCGGGCGGCTTCGTTGCCCCCCACGCGGCCGGAAATCACGAGCACACGATTCGCCGGGCAGCGCTTGTAGCGCGACACGAACAGGATGACGAGGCTCACGAACAGGATGAGCGCGAAAGCCGCTCCCGCCAGCGCGATGCTAGTGCTGTTCAAGAGATCCACAGAGCCGACCTGCAGCAGCGGGTGCATGGCAACGACGTGCATTTACTGAACTCCGTCGACAGAAGAGAGAAGAAGCACTTCGAGAACGTCGTCGTCGCGGATTCCCACGACGACCACCGGAGCACCGGTGGGAAGTACGCTTCCCTCCAGTGTGACCGCCTGATACTCCACGGTACGCCCCTGCACGGCAAGCGTCACCTTACCCACTCCACCAAGTGACCCGGGCACCGGCACGTACACGGTGCCAACCTTGCCCATCGCGTTTCGAATGTCGAGCGTCGCATCGCGCTGAAGGCCGAGCATCGCACGCATGCTGACGGCGACCCCGAACATCCCCATGGCGCCGAGCAATATCGCCGTGATGATGGTGAGCGGCGTTGCGGCACCCAAGGAGCGCGCGCCGAGCCCACCGATACCGAAGAATGCGACGGCGGCAGTGAGTGCACGAACGCTGAAGAGCTGCAGGCCGCTGCTGGCCTCATGCGCGCCGTTGTGCAGCGGAGTGAGTGAACCGTCGTGCGTCGTCGCGTCGTGCTCGGCGCCGATGGAGCCGAATACGAGCTGCGCGAGCAGCAGTACGCCACCGACAAGCGCGCAGGTCAACAAGAAGGTGGTCACTGAATTCACTACGGAAGAATGGCGGAGGATGTTACACCACGGCTATCGTTCCCCGTCATGAGAATCACACACGCTCTCCATCTCGCGTCGGTGGCCGTCGGTATGCTACTGACGCGCCCGCTGCACGCGCAAGACGCGCGTACCGTCTTGCTTCGCTTCCGGAAGGCCGGCGACACGGTGGCGATCCGTAACGCGCAGATCACCATCGATCACACCATCGACGCCGGTGTCACCGATTCGCTCGGCATCGTACGCGTCCCCGACCTCGAGGACGGCGGGCACATCGTCGAGGCCGTCGCGCGCGGCTATCAGGCCTTTTTCGACAAGTTCACGAGCGGCCCTGGGGTGGCGATGCCGATCGACCTCGAGATTCTCGCGGTCGTGGCGGCACCCAAACCCAAGGGCGTGACGACCGCGCTTACGCTCGCGGGATTCGACGCGCGTCGGGTGAAGGCGCAGGGCAAGTTCTTCACCCTCGCGCAGCTCAAGGCGGCCGACGGACGTCCGCTCGCCAATCTCCTCAAGGTGAACGCCGCCGCGCTCATCGGCGCGGGACCGAACGGCGAATCGTTTCTCGCCGCGCGCGGCAACGCGACTTGCTACACCGCAGTCGTTCGTGACGGTCTGCTCGTGTACCCGTTCGAGAACGCCGCGCCGCCAGACCTCGACAAGATCTTCACCGACGACCTGACGGCCGTGGAGCTGTACGCGACCACGCCCGCTGATCTCAAGAACGCCGGCAGCTGCGGCGCCCTCGTACTCTGGCGCCGCTAGCCCCAGCTTTTGGCTTACTTCGACGCCGCCGCGAGGCGCCGGATCTCACCGGCCATCGTCTTCACCCGCGCGCCGTCCTTGGCGCCGGCGACGTCCTTGTCCACCTGCAACGCCAGCGCGTTGAGCGCCGTCGCGCGCGCCAGCCCTGACTTCATCTCCGCCGCATCGAGTGCCGCGTAAATCGCCGTCGTGCGCTCGGACGCGAGTCCGTTGCCGCGCACCAGCTGGTCGAGGTACGAGCGCACCACCACGAACGCCGCCGGCCACGTCATCTTGGGCTGGCTCTGCGGGTTGTAATCCGTGAACGTCACCAGCTTCGCGGCGGCGATCTCGTTCGCCGACAACTGCGCGCTCGGCGTGAGCTCGAGGATGTCCATGCCGCGATCAAGTTCGGACGAGAAGATGAGGCCGTTCCAGTAGTACGCGCCCCACGAACCGCCGATGGTATTGCTGCGCGGACGCGCGCCCGGCGCCGCGGCAGCCGCAGCGGCGGCGGGTACATCCACCGGCTGCGGCGGATCGATCGAACCACGATCGAAGTAGCCGATTTCGAACGCCTTGTCAGGATCGGTGAAGTCCATGATGTTCACGCCGCCCTGATACCAGCCCTGCACATACAGGTCGCGTCCCGGCACGGGGATGATGCCACCGTTGTGCGACACACAGTTCTCTTCGGCCGTCTGGGACGACGGCAGCTTGAAGTACGCGCGCTGCGCCTGCTTCTTCTTCGCGTCGAGCGAGATCACCGTGTTGCCACCGAGCTCGATCATGCTGGAGGCCTGACACATCGGGCCCGTGCCGCCGCCCCATTCGTCGGTCTGAATCAGCTTCTTGCCGTCGTTGCTGAACGCCGCGGTGTGCCGCCCCTGATAATTGTTCGTGTCGGCGAGTGCACTGATGCGGAACGGCTTCTCGGGGTTCGAAATGTCCACGAGAATGGAGTGCGTCGAGCAGGACGCCGCGAGCAGATTCAACGCCGGATACGCCGTCACGTCATGGCAATTGCGCGGTCCGGTGGGCATGGCCGGATCGGGCGCCGGGCGTGCCGGACGACCCGCTCCTGCGGCAGCACGACGTGCGTCCGCCGGTGCGCAGAACCGCATGCACTCACTCGCACCGTCCAAGCCGGTGAACACGCGCGCACCGGGAATCACCTTGGCCTGCTCGGGACGATCGAGCTGCACCTTGATGATGTCGAGCTGGAAGAGCGAGTTCGTGGGGTCAGCCGGATCCGTGCCGTTCTTGCAGCCGGCGAGCTCGGTCTCAGGCCGCGCCGCCTGCTGTCCCGACACGTAGATGTAAATCGTGCGAGGATCGGTCGGGCTGGGCACGATCGTGTGCGTGTGCGAGCCTTTGCAGGTCTGCACGTTCTTCACGAGCTTCGGTGCCTTCGGATTGGACACGTCGAAGATGCGCACGCCAGCCATGTGATCCTTCGGATCCTGCACGCCGCCGCTCCCGCAATCGTTGCGGTTGCCCGCGCCTTCTGCGGAGATGAACAGCAGGTTGCCGTAGATCGACGGGTCACCCTGCGAGGTGATGCACTGGACCACGGCCGTCATGGCCGGCTTGGCGGGGTCGGTGATGTCCCAGATCGAGAAGCCGGCGAAGTTGGCCTGGTAGACGTAGTGCGTGCCGAACGCGAGGTCGGAATTGACGAACGTCAGGCCGCGCACCGTGTCGAACTGGGCGGGCTTTGGCGTGAACGACAGCAGCTTCATGTTGCTCGCCGCGACGCCCGCGTCCAATCGACCCGGCTTGAGGTTATTCCGGGGATCTGACTTGCTCGGGTACGTCTGCGCCGACGCGAGCGTCGGCACGACGGCAGTCGCGAACAGCAGGATCAATCCACGCATGACGCGCATCGGTTCACACTCCGGTAGGTTAGGATGGGGCAGACAGAACGCCGGACGGCGCCGTGTGCCCGGGTTACTTCGGGGGGAGCTTGGCGAGCAGGCTGCGCATGATGCCGATCTCGGCGGTCTGCGCACTCACGACATCGTTGGCGAAGATATTGGCGTCGACTTCCTGACCGGCGCCGGGCGACTTGAACAGCTCGTCGACCATCTTGATCGCGCCCTCGTGGTGCTTGATCATGCCGACCAGAAAGAGTCGATCGAACTCGACTCCCTTCGAGGTACTCAGCGCCTTGATCTCGTCATCCGACAGCATGCCGTCCATGCGCATGGAGTGCCACGATGCCGTGTCCGGCGCGAACTGCTCGTGGCGGCGGAGCCACTGCTGCATGATCTGAATTTCGGGGACCTGAGACTGATCGATCTTCCGCGAGAGCTTGAGCACCTGCGGGTTGGCACCGTTCGCTTCAGCCAGCC
This region of Gemmatimonas groenlandica genomic DNA includes:
- a CDS encoding aminopeptidase P N-terminal domain-containing protein → MRSTRPWYLIACLLVAVPSQSRAQEKYAYQTDFTVEEFAARRARIYDAIGAQGIAVVQGASGVPGFSVFRQSNDFYYLCGLESAHAYLLLNGRTRTATLYLPHRDEGRERSEGKVLSAEDSALVARLTGVNQVKGLESLSLDLVSADLIRPPALALYTPLSPMETGNDSRDELLAGQARAASDPWDGRPSREAHFVRLVHERFPQFAVRDLSPTIDSLRVIKSAAEIALIRQATQLAGLGIMEAMRSTSPGVYEYQLDAAAKYVFHAGGARGDGYASIIGGGINAFLGHYFRKSDALRDGDLVLMDYAPDYRYYTSDVTRIRPVNGKYTAPQAALYEYIVAYRDALFRYIKPGVTADAVLDRAAADMTQYLVGKTFASPAHRKAVEQGVVFRGHFQHPVGMAVHDVGRVRGVPLRAGMVFTIDPMIWIPEEQLYIRIEDVALVTADGVENLSGFVPSRITDVQRTIGEAGVIQFRK
- a CDS encoding flotillin family protein; amino-acid sequence: MHVVAMHPLLQVGSVDLLNSTSIALAGAAFALILFVSLVILFVSRYKRCPANRVLVISGRVGGNEAARCISGGGAFVWPVIQEFAYLSLEPMQINIPLKDALSFENIRVAVPSVFTVAIGSESEVRQNAAMRLLGRLQDAIMKDAQDIIFGQLRQVIASMTIDQINRDRDGFLHKIQLSLEPELRKIGLVLINVNIHDLRDESGYIEAIGRKAAATAVQQARGDVADQERMGEVRVAEAEREKLVLVANASKDREIGLALADRERAVRLAELDKERQVGEQMAVFERDTQVKDAQRLQAVRIAQFDKEQKIGEQTAIFERDAMVKEAEQKKRVAVADADARAIAGEAESQALIVATQAQLSVRQAEAYQMVETKKREAEAAVVEAGNRAQTRAALADAERVEAEQRAKVEAPAKAEKARTIVEAEADAERQRIHATAEAAAIFAKLDAQARGEYEVLSKRAEALGQLVEKAGGAREAFQLLMVDQIPLLAESAAKAISNIKFDKVVVWEGGNGNANGGPSGTAGFIQNMAKSMPPMMDVLRTVAGVELPAFLGAMTPETTPSVAPTAGAEASKGEEVLPVK
- a CDS encoding LVIVD repeat-containing protein, producing MRVMRGLILLFATAVVPTLASAQTYPSKSDPRNNLKPGRLDAGVAASNMKLLSFTPKPAQFDTVRGLTFVNSDLAFGTHYVYQANFAGFSIWDITDPAKPAMTAVVQCITSQGDPSIYGNLLFISAEGAGNRNDCGSGGVQDPKDHMAGVRIFDVSNPKAPKLVKNVQTCKGSHTHTIVPSPTDPRTIYIYVSGQQAARPETELAGCKNGTDPADPTNSLFQLDIIKVQLDRPEQAKVIPGARVFTGLDGASECMRFCAPADARRAAAGAGRPARPAPDPAMPTGPRNCHDVTAYPALNLLAASCSTHSILVDISNPEKPFRISALADTNNYQGRHTAAFSNDGKKLIQTDEWGGGTGPMCQASSMIELGGNTVISLDAKKKQAQRAYFKLPSSQTAEENCVSHNGGIIPVPGRDLYVQGWYQGGVNIMDFTDPDKAFEIGYFDRGSIDPPQPVDVPAAAAAAAAPGARPRSNTIGGSWGAYYWNGLIFSSELDRGMDILELTPSAQLSANEIAAAKLVTFTDYNPQSQPKMTWPAAFVVVRSYLDQLVRGNGLASERTTAIYAALDAAEMKSGLARATALNALALQVDKDVAGAKDGARVKTMAGEIRRLAAASK
- a CDS encoding DUF305 domain-containing protein — translated: MMARRPILALSVIALLTGASSRASAQGGMAGMDHSMHRMGPEIVIPKGAIYTKADVEFMQGMIAHHAQAIVMSRLAEANGANPQVLKLSRKIDQSQVPEIQIMQQWLRRHEQFAPDTASWHSMRMDGMLSDDEIKALSTSKGVEFDRLFLVGMIKHHEGAIKMVDELFKSPGAGQEVDANIFANDVVSAQTAEIGIMRSLLAKLPPK